AGATGAATATGATGTGGAAGTGGTTTTAGATGAGTGGGTTGAATATTTAAAGCCGCAGAATATAGAGGGAGAAAATTGCTACAGTATTTATCACGCTAGTTTTTTAGACTTTTTAAAAGCAAAACGAGTTTTAGATTCCAAACGCAAACTATTTCAAGAAGTTAATCAACGCATTGCAGACTACCTCATAGGGGAGATGGCGTAAAATGGGGAGTTTTGCTAAAAATTTAGCGATAAAAAATGCTGCTTTTCAACGTGCTTACTTGGGTAGTTTAGCTCCAAGCTTGGTCAAGTCGGGAAATTTAGAGAAGTATTACCAAATTCTGACTGATTTTGATTTCCTGATGGTAAAAATTAATCATCCTGAGTTTGGGGTGTACCCCCTGATTGAAAATTATGATTTGATTGATCATGAACACACATCAAATTACTCAGAATACAACTTTGAGAAATTTAAAAATTTGAAAGTAATTCGAGGAGCATTGAGGCTATCAGCACATATTTTAGTAACGGATCAGCAACAATTAGCCAGTCAATTGTACGGCAGGTTACTAAATCAGAAAATGCCAGAGGATATTCAGAGATTATTGGCACAAATAAAGCAAAAGACAACTACTCCTTGGCTGTGTCCCTTAACTCCTAGCTTAACGCCACCAGGGGGACGCTTACTCCGCACACTCAAGGGTCATAGTCACTCGGTTAATGCAGTCGCCGTCACTCCAAATGGGCAACGGGTGATTTCTGCCTCCCATGATGCAACCCTCAAAGTCTGGAATCTGGCAACAGGGGAGGAACTATTCACCCTCAATGGTCATAGTCACTCAGTCAATGCAGTTGCTGTTATTCCCAATGGGCAACAGGCAATTTCTGCTTCCGATGACAACACCCTCAAAATCTGGAATCTGGCAACAGGGGAGGAACTATTCACCCTCAATGGTCATAGTCACTCGGTCAATGCAGTTGCTGTTATCCCAAATGGGCAACAGGTGATTTCCGCCTCCCGTGACGCAACTCTCAAAATCTGGAATTTGGTAACAGGGGAGGAACTATTCACCCTTAATGGCCATAATTACTCAGTAGATGCAGTTGCCGTTACTCCTGATGGACAGCAAGCTATTTCCGCCTCCTGTGATAAAACTCTCAAAGTTTGGAATTTGGTAACTGGAGAAGAACTCTTCACCTTCACAGGCCATAATTACCCAGTAAAAGCAATCGCAATTACCCCTAACGGACAGCACGTGATTTCTGCTTCCAAAGACAAGAAACTTAAAGTTTGGAATTTGGTAACTGGAGAAGAACTCTTCACCTTCACAGGCCATAATTACCCAGTAAAAGCAATCGCAGTTACTCCTAACGGACAGCACGTGATTTCTGCTTCAAATGACAAGACCCTCAAAGTCTGGAATCTTGCAACAGGAGAAGAACTTTTCACCTTCACAGGTCATAATTACCCAGTAAAAGCAGTCGCAGTTACTCCTAACGGACAGCACGTGATTTCTGCTTCAAATGACAAGACTCTTAAAGTCTGGAATTTAGTAACAGGAGAAAAACTATTTACTCTCAATGCTCATAATGACTCGGTAAGAGCAGTTGCTGTCACCCCTAATGGGCAACAGGTGATTTCTGCCTCATTTGACAAGACCCTCAAAGTCTGGAATCTTGCAACGGGAGAAAAACTATTCACACTCAATGCTCATAATGACTTGGTAAAAGCAGTCGCTATTACTCCCGACGGACAACAAGTGATTTCTGCTTC
The genomic region above belongs to Calothrix sp. NIES-2098 and contains:
- a CDS encoding WD repeat-containing protein, whose translation is MGSFAKNLAIKNAAFQRAYLGSLAPSLVKSGNLEKYYQILTDFDFLMVKINHPEFGVYPLIENYDLIDHEHTSNYSEYNFEKFKNLKVIRGALRLSAHILVTDQQQLASQLYGRLLNQKMPEDIQRLLAQIKQKTTTPWLCPLTPSLTPPGGRLLRTLKGHSHSVNAVAVTPNGQRVISASHDATLKVWNLATGEELFTLNGHSHSVNAVAVIPNGQQAISASDDNTLKIWNLATGEELFTLNGHSHSVNAVAVIPNGQQVISASRDATLKIWNLVTGEELFTLNGHNYSVDAVAVTPDGQQAISASCDKTLKVWNLVTGEELFTFTGHNYPVKAIAITPNGQHVISASKDKKLKVWNLVTGEELFTFTGHNYPVKAIAVTPNGQHVISASNDKTLKVWNLATGEELFTFTGHNYPVKAVAVTPNGQHVISASNDKTLKVWNLVTGEKLFTLNAHNDSVRAVAVTPNGQQVISASFDKTLKVWNLATGEKLFTLNAHNDLVKAVAITPDGQQVISASNDQTLKVWNLETRQELFSLTGHHDSVNAVAVTPNGQQVISASKDKTLKVWDLVTGKELFTLIGHSNSVNSVAVTPNGQQVISASTDKTLKVWDLATREKLLTLIGHNYSVKAVAVTANGQQVISASYDKTIKLWNLATGEELLTLSSHTGSVNAVAVTSNGQHVISASDDNTIKIWNLATGEVIATFTGDSPINCSAVAPNSMIIVAGDASGRVHFLRLENMREE